One stretch of Armigeres subalbatus isolate Guangzhou_Male chromosome 2, GZ_Asu_2, whole genome shotgun sequence DNA includes these proteins:
- the LOC134217928 gene encoding peptidyl-prolyl cis-trans isomerase H yields MPTWNQMQSQLRHPNNPVVFMDITVGTSEIGRMVFELFADVVPKTCENFRQFCTGEYKKDGVPIGYKGSSFHRVIKDFMIQGGDFVNGDGTGVMSIYGNNTFPDEGFLLKHEAPGLLSMANSGKDTNGCQFFITCAKCNFLDYKHVVFGRVLDGLLIMRKIENVPTGPNNKPKLPVVISQCGQM; encoded by the exons ATGCCTACATGGAACCAGATGCAGTCGCAACTTCGGCACCCCAACAATCCGGTGGTGTTTATGGACATTACCGTCGGAACATCA GAAATTGGACGAATGGTATTCGAGCTGTTTGCGGACGTGGTCCCGAAGACTTGTGAAAATTTTCGTCAATTTTGCACCGGCGAGTACAAAAAGGATGGTGTTCCGATCGGATATAAAGGCTCCAGCTTCCATCGAGTGATTAAGGATTTCATGATCCAGGGGGGAGATTTTGTGAAT GGCGATGGAACTGGAGTGATGAGCATTTATGGTAACAATACATTCCCTGATGAAGGCTTTCTGTTGAAACATGAGGCACCGGGCTTGCTTTCGATGGCGAACAGCGGGAAGGACACTAATGGGTGTCAGTTTTTCATTACGTGTGCAAAGTGTAATTTTCTGGACTACAAACACGTTGTGTTTGGGAGGGTACTGGATGGATTGCTTATCATGCGAAAAATAGAAAACGTTCCGACCGGGCCGAACAATAAGCCGAAACTGCCGGTAGTGATCTCACAGTGTGGCCAGATGTAG